A single genomic interval of Streptomyces sp. 1222.5 harbors:
- a CDS encoding ATP-binding cassette domain-containing protein: MLQVIQAFGLTSNPRKAHPPAVDDVSFEARAGHVTVLLGGPGAGKTTALRLMLELQGGRGITYFKGRPLHRIAHPSREVGVLLGDVPGHPARSVRGHLRMLCAASGLPARRADDVLEVVGLVSLREERLGTLSQGMDRRLGLACALLPDPHTLVLDAPTDGLSVREAQWLHGMLRAHARQGGTVLLTTSDPKEAARTADRVVTLEGGRLVADQEARAFARTRLRPRVAVRSPHAARLAALLAKEARTARRSVEVVREGGNRLSVYGSTTADVGETAFRHGILVHQLADEVGDMGPGAESDGSEAAPPTGTRPAQRDIAGPDSSPEGRKSTTRTSGPAERAAAASPSVQRKQGTADTPVAEQDRIGSSLDTPETAADTESAVAAGERRRTAGDETPTGDRERTQSDLPTVRWPTAESGRHTPERGSAERGPSAVEPSRTGRAQSASGPVTAERDLLNSEPSTVELHLPVTEWRSAESGSPTGAPAFGVPASEEGAPAPDSAATAQGAARQGSTSRERQPKTGHEATAAGRPAIPTKVVSEVVTRRSSEATNGSSADDSPTSMPEEATKGEAAKTGNRSGKSASIPASRTRRLPGARNPVTTKPQPASTSPADGDCAPDPLSPLPPPISVRPAPAPLRPLRYEIRRSSGIGTGFLTCGAALVVSVLTAVVLARIGHTPQERLFAAWPRELPLPPAALAAGLLGALAFGDEFRHPALAADRGTVPRRLGLLTAKLLVSGATALLLAFITVGCNAEVLYLLYGRELAQVPADWLSLTASWFTLVLGCAWAGVLAAGVFRSTSAGLAAVLAVPVLLVPLVHRALQGSGARMAAGLPMRMRELLLLQWPFGGERYLVAALRMFAQPMGGALMLSLAALLCAYLRTALRTRVR; the protein is encoded by the coding sequence TTGCTGCAGGTGATCCAGGCCTTCGGACTTACCAGCAACCCCCGCAAGGCGCACCCGCCCGCCGTCGACGACGTCTCCTTCGAGGCGCGCGCCGGCCACGTCACCGTGCTCCTCGGCGGCCCCGGCGCGGGTAAGACGACGGCGCTGAGGCTGATGCTCGAGCTTCAAGGCGGCCGTGGCATCACCTACTTCAAGGGACGGCCCCTGCACCGGATCGCCCACCCCTCACGTGAGGTCGGCGTGCTGCTCGGGGACGTGCCCGGGCATCCGGCCCGCTCGGTCCGTGGCCATCTGCGCATGCTGTGCGCGGCGTCGGGACTTCCCGCACGGCGCGCCGACGACGTCCTGGAAGTGGTCGGTCTCGTCAGCCTTCGCGAGGAACGCCTCGGCACCCTGTCACAGGGCATGGACCGCAGACTCGGCCTGGCCTGCGCCCTGCTGCCCGACCCGCACACGCTCGTCCTGGACGCTCCCACCGACGGCCTCTCCGTCCGTGAGGCGCAATGGTTGCACGGCATGCTCCGGGCCCACGCCCGGCAGGGCGGCACCGTGCTCCTCACCACCAGTGACCCCAAGGAGGCCGCGCGCACGGCGGACCGGGTCGTCACTCTGGAAGGCGGCAGGCTTGTCGCCGACCAGGAAGCCCGTGCGTTCGCCCGGACCCGGCTGCGTCCCCGCGTGGCCGTCCGCAGCCCCCACGCGGCGCGCCTCGCGGCTCTCCTCGCCAAGGAGGCCCGTACCGCCCGCCGGTCCGTGGAAGTCGTACGGGAGGGTGGCAACCGTCTTTCGGTGTACGGCAGCACGACGGCCGACGTCGGCGAGACCGCCTTCCGCCACGGCATCCTTGTCCATCAACTGGCGGACGAGGTCGGTGACATGGGACCTGGCGCCGAATCCGACGGGAGTGAGGCGGCGCCCCCGACCGGGACGCGACCGGCACAGCGGGACATCGCGGGGCCGGACTCCTCACCGGAGGGTCGGAAGTCAACCACCCGCACCAGCGGCCCAGCCGAACGAGCGGCGGCAGCCTCGCCGTCGGTGCAGCGCAAGCAAGGTACGGCGGACACTCCGGTGGCAGAGCAGGACCGAATCGGGTCGAGCCTTGACACACCGGAAACCGCCGCCGACACCGAGTCCGCCGTCGCGGCGGGGGAGCGACGGCGAACCGCAGGGGACGAGACGCCTACCGGGGATCGGGAGCGCACCCAGTCCGACTTGCCGACGGTGCGGTGGCCGACGGCGGAGTCCGGCCGGCACACGCCCGAGCGTGGCTCCGCGGAGCGAGGCCCGTCGGCGGTCGAGCCGAGCCGCACGGGACGCGCTCAGTCGGCCTCCGGGCCCGTCACCGCGGAACGCGACCTGTTGAACTCCGAGCCGAGCACCGTCGAGCTCCACCTGCCGGTGACGGAATGGCGGTCGGCGGAGTCCGGCTCGCCGACGGGCGCCCCCGCGTTCGGCGTGCCCGCGTCGGAAGAGGGTGCCCCGGCGCCGGACAGCGCGGCAACGGCTCAGGGCGCCGCACGGCAGGGCTCCACCTCGAGGGAGCGGCAGCCGAAGACCGGGCACGAAGCCACCGCGGCCGGCCGGCCAGCGATCCCGACCAAGGTGGTCAGCGAAGTCGTAACCCGGCGGTCGTCCGAGGCGACGAACGGGTCGAGCGCGGACGACTCTCCGACCTCGATGCCCGAAGAGGCGACGAAGGGGGAGGCGGCGAAGACCGGCAACCGGAGCGGTAAGTCGGCGAGCATCCCCGCCTCCCGTACTCGCCGCCTGCCCGGCGCCAGGAATCCCGTCACAACGAAACCGCAGCCTGCAAGCACTTCACCGGCAGACGGTGACTGCGCACCCGACCCACTCTCCCCCCTCCCGCCCCCGATCTCCGTCCGCCCCGCCCCCGCCCCCCTCCGCCCCCTTCGCTACGAGATCCGGCGGTCCAGTGGAATCGGCACCGGCTTCCTCACCTGCGGTGCCGCGCTGGTGGTGTCCGTGCTGACCGCCGTCGTGCTGGCCCGGATCGGGCACACACCGCAGGAGCGGCTGTTCGCCGCGTGGCCGCGAGAGCTGCCACTGCCGCCCGCGGCGCTCGCGGCGGGCCTGCTCGGCGCGCTGGCCTTCGGGGACGAGTTCCGCCACCCCGCCCTGGCGGCGGACCGCGGCACCGTGCCCCGCCGGCTGGGGCTGCTCACCGCGAAACTGCTCGTCTCCGGAGCCACCGCACTGCTGCTGGCCTTCATCACGGTGGGCTGCAACGCCGAAGTGCTCTATCTCCTCTACGGACGGGAGCTGGCACAAGTTCCCGCGGACTGGCTCTCCCTGACCGCGAGTTGGTTCACGCTCGTCCTCGGCTGCGCGTGGGCCGGTGTGCTGGCGGCCGGTGTGTTCCGCTCCACCTCGGCCGGTCTGGCCGCCGTGCTCGCCGTACCCGTCCTCCTCGTACCGCTCGTGCACAGGGCGCTCCAGGGCTCGGGTGCGCGGATGGCGGCCGGGCTACCGATGCGGATGCGTGAACTTCTGCTCTTGCAGTGGCCCTTCGGAGGAGAGCGCTACCTGGTCGCCGCTCTGCGGATGTTCGCTCAACCGATGGGCGGAGCACTGATGTTGTCGCTGGCGGCACTGCTCTGCGCGTATCTGCGTACCGCGCTGCGCACCAGGGTCCGATGA
- a CDS encoding DUF4192 domain-containing protein, with protein MANHSETTGPFDGSDIPGREPSGAASAHETQVTLRTPAELADALPYLLGYRPEDSMVLVALHDREGRGRFGGRARLGIPAAEEDWQAAARQLARGLVIGSERRGARPEQMVAYVCQEPAPGESGLDVKRRLEGLAHRLRTECGDLDVPVIEALCISDGRFWSYCCPTKGCCPEDGSPMGLPGTSVLAAAATYAGIQVRGTLRELRARLQPWETTAALEQEIALDAAGMSLVPRILDEASRAAVADETLALAERIIRRFAAAAPVTGAHPADLRDDDLVGYDEAATLVLGLQDRTTRDRAAAWMEGDEAGPALRLWRTLARRCVGPYGEHAAAPLTLAGWVAWSVGDELEAREALAMALGADPDYLFARLLHQACNEGLDPEAVRRCLRGQGAERHAERPGCTPAEPSEHPGSDTTESARPAPARIVPPAPRAVAHPAEEPGATQSARTGTRRRRRVRSADGGDGPRTAGAANGRRRPTGSGPAPRQSATETSRPGSRGAGAEGQR; from the coding sequence ATGGCGAATCACAGCGAAACGACCGGACCCTTCGACGGCAGCGACATCCCGGGGCGCGAGCCCTCGGGGGCAGCGTCCGCGCACGAGACGCAGGTGACCCTGCGTACCCCGGCGGAGCTGGCAGACGCACTGCCCTACCTGCTCGGCTACCGCCCCGAGGACAGCATGGTGCTGGTGGCCCTCCACGACCGCGAGGGGCGGGGCAGGTTCGGCGGCCGGGCCCGGCTGGGCATCCCGGCCGCCGAGGAGGACTGGCAGGCGGCCGCCCGACAACTCGCCCGCGGCCTCGTCATCGGCAGCGAGCGACGCGGAGCCCGGCCCGAGCAGATGGTGGCCTACGTCTGTCAGGAACCGGCTCCCGGTGAATCCGGTCTGGACGTCAAACGGCGGCTCGAAGGGCTGGCCCATCGGCTGCGCACCGAGTGCGGAGACCTCGATGTGCCGGTCATCGAAGCGCTGTGCATCTCCGACGGACGCTTCTGGAGCTACTGCTGTCCGACCAAGGGCTGCTGCCCCGAGGACGGCTCGCCGATGGGCCTCCCCGGCACCTCCGTACTCGCCGCCGCGGCCACCTACGCCGGCATCCAGGTCCGCGGCACCCTGAGGGAACTGCGGGCGAGGCTCCAGCCCTGGGAGACCACCGCCGCCCTGGAGCAGGAGATCGCTCTCGACGCGGCCGGCATGTCCCTGGTGCCTCGCATTCTGGACGAGGCGAGCCGTGCGGCCGTCGCCGACGAGACCCTCGCCCTCGCCGAGCGGATCATCCGCCGCTTCGCCGCCGCGGCGCCCGTCACCGGCGCGCATCCGGCCGACCTGCGCGACGACGACCTGGTCGGATACGACGAGGCGGCGACGCTCGTCCTCGGGCTCCAGGACCGGACGACACGCGATCGGGCGGCCGCATGGATGGAGGGCGACGAGGCCGGGCCGGCTCTCCGGCTCTGGCGCACCCTGGCCCGCCGCTGCGTCGGCCCCTACGGCGAGCACGCCGCCGCACCGCTGACCCTTGCCGGCTGGGTCGCGTGGTCGGTGGGGGACGAACTGGAGGCCCGGGAGGCGCTGGCCATGGCGCTCGGCGCGGATCCCGACTACCTCTTCGCCCGGCTGCTGCACCAAGCCTGCAACGAGGGACTCGACCCGGAGGCCGTTCGCCGCTGCCTCCGCGGCCAAGGCGCGGAACGACACGCGGAACGACCGGGGTGTACGCCGGCGGAACCCTCCGAGCACCCGGGGTCGGATACGACAGAGTCGGCTCGGCCCGCACCTGCGCGAATCGTCCCCCCGGCCCCGCGTGCGGTCGCTCATCCGGCGGAGGAGCCGGGAGCGACGCAAAGTGCGCGGACGGGTACGCGACGACGCCGCCGAGTGCGGTCGGCTGACGGCGGCGACGGCCCGCGCACGGCTGGGGCGGCGAATGGACGGCGTCGGCCGACCGGCTCCGGTCCGGCTCCGCGGCAGTCGGCCACCGAAACCTCACGTCCCGGCAGTCGCGGCGCGGGCGCGGAGGGACAACGGTGA
- a CDS encoding RecQ family ATP-dependent DNA helicase: MEHTSNTDLRAQADTVLARLVGDDTGAARLREDQWRAIEALVADRRRALVVQRTGWGKSAVYFVATSLLRASGSGPTVIVSPLLALMRNQVEAAARAGIHARTINSANTEEWEAVQGEIAAGEVDVLLVSPERLNNPDFRDQVLPKLSAATGLLVVDEAHCISDWGHDFRPDYRRLRTMLGDLPPGVPVLATTATANARVTADVAEQLGTGGTSDALVLRGPLDRESLSLGVLRLPDAAHRMAWLADHLDDLPGSGIVYTLTVAAAEEVTAFLRQRGHVVASYTGKTENAERQQAEDDLIANRVKALVATSALGMGFDKPDLGFVIHLGSPSSPIAYYQQVGRAGRGVEHAEVLLLPGREDEAIWEYFASLAFPSEDLVRRTLDVLSQAGKPLSLPALEPLVELRRSRLETMLKVLDVDGAVHRVKGGWVATGQPWSYDAERYDWVARQRTAEQQAMRSYASTDECRMEFLQRQLDDEGAKPCGRCDNCAGPRFTADMSTAALDAARSDLGRAGVEVEPRRMWPTGLSAVGISLKGRIPAGEQASSGRALGRLSDIGWGNRLRPLFAPQAPDAPVPDDVARAVVDVLADWARGPGGWAPGAPEAQTRPAGVVTIASRTRPQLIHSLGSRIAEIGRLPLLGSIEYLGDAPRMPRSNSAQRLKALDGALTVPPSLASSLADAPGPVLLVDDFTETGWTLAVAARLLRRSGATGVLPLVLAVQG, encoded by the coding sequence ATGGAGCACACGAGCAACACGGACCTCCGGGCACAGGCCGACACCGTCCTCGCCCGGCTCGTCGGGGACGACACGGGCGCGGCCCGGCTGCGCGAGGACCAGTGGCGGGCGATCGAGGCGCTGGTCGCCGACCGGCGCCGGGCCCTGGTCGTGCAGCGCACGGGATGGGGCAAGTCCGCCGTGTACTTCGTGGCGACCTCTCTGCTGCGGGCGAGCGGAAGCGGGCCCACGGTGATCGTGTCGCCGCTGCTCGCACTGATGCGCAACCAGGTGGAGGCCGCGGCCCGGGCCGGCATTCACGCCCGGACCATCAACTCCGCCAACACCGAGGAATGGGAAGCCGTCCAGGGCGAGATCGCCGCGGGCGAGGTGGACGTCCTGCTCGTGAGCCCGGAGCGCCTGAACAATCCCGACTTCCGCGACCAGGTCCTGCCGAAGCTGTCTGCCGCGACCGGCCTGCTCGTCGTCGACGAGGCCCACTGCATCTCCGACTGGGGCCACGACTTCCGTCCTGACTACAGGCGGCTGCGCACCATGCTCGGTGACCTCCCGCCCGGCGTCCCCGTACTCGCCACCACGGCCACGGCGAACGCACGGGTCACGGCGGACGTCGCCGAGCAGCTGGGCACCGGTGGCACGTCGGACGCCCTGGTGCTGCGCGGACCGCTGGACCGGGAGAGCCTCAGCCTCGGCGTGCTGCGGCTGCCGGACGCCGCGCACCGCATGGCCTGGCTGGCCGACCATCTCGACGACCTGCCGGGATCCGGGATCGTCTACACCCTCACCGTCGCCGCCGCCGAGGAGGTCACGGCCTTCCTGCGACAGCGTGGGCACGTCGTGGCGTCGTACACGGGCAAGACGGAGAACGCCGAACGGCAGCAGGCCGAGGACGATCTGATCGCCAACCGGGTCAAGGCCCTGGTCGCCACCTCCGCGCTCGGCATGGGTTTCGACAAACCCGACCTCGGCTTCGTGATCCACCTGGGGTCGCCCTCCTCCCCCATCGCCTACTACCAGCAGGTGGGGCGGGCCGGCCGTGGCGTCGAACACGCCGAGGTGCTGCTGCTGCCGGGCAGGGAGGACGAGGCGATCTGGGAGTACTTCGCCTCCCTGGCGTTCCCCTCCGAGGATCTCGTCCGCCGCACGCTCGACGTCCTCTCGCAGGCGGGCAAGCCACTGTCGCTGCCGGCACTCGAGCCCCTGGTGGAGCTGCGCCGCTCTCGGCTGGAGACCATGCTGAAGGTCCTCGACGTGGACGGCGCGGTGCATCGGGTCAAGGGCGGCTGGGTCGCGACCGGGCAGCCGTGGTCGTACGACGCCGAGCGCTACGACTGGGTCGCCCGGCAGCGTACGGCCGAGCAGCAGGCGATGCGTTCGTACGCGTCCACCGACGAGTGCCGGATGGAGTTCCTGCAGCGGCAGTTGGACGACGAGGGTGCCAAGCCGTGCGGCCGTTGCGACAACTGCGCGGGACCGCGCTTCACCGCGGACATGTCCACGGCCGCGCTCGACGCCGCGCGGAGCGATCTGGGCCGTGCCGGGGTCGAGGTGGAACCTCGCCGTATGTGGCCGACCGGTCTGTCGGCCGTGGGTATCTCCCTCAAGGGGCGTATCCCAGCAGGTGAGCAGGCATCCTCGGGACGGGCTCTGGGGCGATTGTCGGACATCGGCTGGGGCAACAGGCTGCGTCCCCTCTTCGCTCCCCAGGCGCCGGACGCACCGGTCCCGGACGATGTGGCGCGAGCCGTGGTCGACGTGCTCGCCGACTGGGCCAGAGGGCCCGGCGGCTGGGCGCCGGGGGCGCCCGAGGCACAGACCCGTCCGGCAGGTGTGGTCACCATCGCCTCGCGCACCCGGCCGCAGCTGATCCACTCCCTTGGCTCCCGCATCGCCGAGATCGGCCGTCTTCCCCTGCTCGGTTCCATCGAGTACCTCGGAGACGCGCCGCGGATGCCGCGCAGCAACAGCGCTCAGCGGCTCAAGGCTCTCGACGGTGCGCTGACGGTTCCGCCGTCTCTGGCGTCGTCGCTCGCCGACGCTCCGGGTCCCGTCCTCCTGGTCGACGACTTCACGGAGACGGGATGGACCCTCGCGGTCGCGGCACGCCTGCTCAGAAGGTCGGGCGCGACAGGAGTGTTGCCGCTGGTCCTCGCAGTCCAGGGGTGA
- a CDS encoding FadR/GntR family transcriptional regulator, translated as MSTLAHTMMTAARNADSGLAGPGDLDRYPYTDAPVTDRVGAPSWEGTDPDLGRVGRRAAGSRGRGLHGQLVQQLGQMIVSGDLGADRPLVPEEIGQRFEVSRTVVRESLRVLEAKGLVSARPNVGTRVRPVSDWNLLDPDIIEWRAFGPQRDDQRRELSELRWTIEPLAARLAAGHGREEVQQRLCDMVEIMSHAMAQGDALTYSRADNEFHGLLIQIAGNRMLEHLSGIVSAALQVSGGPVTGCDRPNEASLAQHARIVDALGTADGAAAEAAMRQLLTTHPEVERVVPAPREH; from the coding sequence GTGAGTACCCTTGCGCACACCATGATGACCGCCGCCCGCAACGCCGACTCAGGTCTGGCAGGCCCGGGCGATCTCGACCGCTACCCGTACACCGACGCGCCGGTGACCGATCGCGTCGGCGCGCCCTCCTGGGAGGGCACGGATCCGGATCTGGGCCGCGTCGGCCGGCGGGCCGCCGGCAGCCGTGGCCGCGGGCTCCACGGCCAACTCGTTCAGCAGCTGGGACAGATGATCGTCTCCGGTGACCTGGGCGCGGACCGCCCGCTGGTGCCCGAGGAGATCGGCCAGCGCTTCGAGGTCTCCCGCACCGTCGTCCGTGAGTCGCTCCGTGTCCTCGAGGCCAAGGGGCTGGTCAGTGCCCGGCCCAATGTCGGCACGCGCGTGCGTCCCGTCAGCGACTGGAACCTCCTCGACCCGGACATCATCGAGTGGCGGGCCTTCGGGCCGCAGCGCGACGACCAGCGCCGGGAGCTGAGCGAACTGCGCTGGACGATCGAGCCGCTGGCGGCGCGCCTCGCCGCGGGCCACGGGCGCGAGGAGGTGCAGCAGCGCCTCTGCGACATGGTCGAGATCATGAGTCACGCCATGGCGCAGGGCGACGCGCTGACCTACTCGCGCGCCGACAACGAGTTCCACGGACTCCTCATCCAGATCGCCGGCAACCGCATGCTGGAGCACCTGTCCGGCATCGTCTCGGCGGCCCTCCAGGTCTCCGGCGGCCCGGTCACGGGCTGTGACCGCCCGAACGAGGCGTCCCTCGCGCAGCACGCGCGGATCGTCGACGCCCTCGGAACCGCCGACGGTGCGGCGGCGGAGGCTGCCATGCGTCAGTTGCTGACGACCCACCCCGAGGTGGAGCGCGTCGTTCCCGCACCGCGCGAGCACTGA
- a CDS encoding trypsin-like serine protease: MRRLVARALIRPLALAATMAAIPLVGAAPAAADSVVVGGFPIDVSQAPWTVAVASRDRFGGTRAGQFCGGVAIARTMVVTAAHCMAEDVLGDPPDRVGDLRVIAGRTDLLSGEGQEVAVRDVWVNPGYQASTNSGDFAVLTLAEALPRSAVVAMAGPGDAAYTPGTRALVSGWGDTTGGGAYPRRLHAARVSVLPDDQCARAYPGGFDGTYRAGTMLCAGEATGGPDACQGDSGGPLVAGGRLIGLVSWGSGCGRPGNPGVYTRVSEIVRALRLRAGGPGGAHTGS, from the coding sequence ATGCGTCGTCTCGTTGCCCGGGCACTGATCCGGCCGCTGGCCCTGGCGGCCACGATGGCCGCCATACCCCTGGTGGGCGCCGCCCCGGCCGCCGCCGACAGCGTGGTGGTCGGAGGGTTCCCGATTGATGTCTCCCAGGCCCCGTGGACGGTGGCGGTGGCCAGCCGTGACCGATTCGGGGGTACGCGGGCGGGGCAGTTCTGCGGCGGTGTCGCGATCGCGCGGACCATGGTCGTCACCGCGGCCCACTGCATGGCGGAGGACGTCCTCGGCGACCCTCCCGACCGGGTGGGCGATCTCAGGGTCATCGCGGGTCGTACGGACCTGCTGTCGGGGGAGGGCCAGGAGGTCGCCGTACGGGACGTCTGGGTGAACCCCGGTTACCAGGCCTCGACCAACTCCGGAGACTTCGCCGTCCTCACTCTCGCCGAGGCGCTGCCCCGGAGCGCGGTCGTCGCCATGGCGGGGCCGGGCGACGCCGCGTACACGCCGGGCACACGGGCCCTCGTCTCCGGATGGGGGGACACGACCGGCGGGGGTGCCTATCCGCGCCGGCTCCACGCCGCACGGGTGAGCGTACTGCCGGACGATCAGTGCGCCCGCGCCTATCCGGGCGGCTTCGACGGCACCTACCGGGCCGGCACCATGCTGTGCGCCGGAGAGGCCACCGGAGGCCCTGACGCCTGCCAGGGCGACAGCGGCGGCCCGCTGGTGGCCGGAGGCCGGCTGATCGGGCTCGTGTCCTGGGGGAGCGGGTGCGGGAGGCCGGGCAATCCCGGCGTCTACACCCGCGTCTCGGAGATCGTCAGGGCGCTGCGGCTGCGCGCGGGCGGACCGGGAGGGGCCCACACGGGCTCCTGA
- a CDS encoding RNA polymerase sigma factor — protein MSASTSRTLPPEIAESVSVMALIERGKAEGQIAGDDVRRAFEADQIPATQWKNVLRSLNQILEEEGVTLMVSAAEPKRTRKSVAAKSPAKRTATKTVAAKTVTTRKATATAAPATPADPPAVDPDEEAAPAKKAAAKKATATKKTAAKKTVAKKTAAKKTTAGKKDDGEVLEEEVLEDTKAATDEPEGTENAGFVLSDEDEDDAPAQQVAAAGATADPVKDYLKQIGKVPLLNAEQEVELAKRIEAGLFAEDKLANADKLAPKLKRELEIIAEDGRRAKNHLLEANLRLVVSLAKRYTGRGMLFLDLIQEGNLGLIRAVEKFDYTKGYKFSTYATWWIRQAITRAMADQARTIRIPVHMVEVINKLARVQRQMLQDLGREPTPEELAKELDMTPEKVIEVQKYGREPISLHTPLGEDGDSEFGDLIEDSEAVVPADAVSFTLLQEQLHSVLDTLSEREAGVVSMRFGLTDGQPKTLDEIGKVYGVTRERIRQIESKTMSKLRHPSRSQVLRDYLD, from the coding sequence GTGTCGGCCAGCACATCCCGTACGCTCCCGCCGGAGATCGCCGAGTCCGTCTCTGTCATGGCGCTCATTGAGCGGGGAAAGGCTGAGGGGCAGATCGCCGGCGACGATGTGCGTCGGGCCTTCGAAGCTGACCAGATTCCGGCCACTCAGTGGAAGAACGTACTGCGCAGCCTCAACCAGATTCTTGAGGAAGAGGGTGTGACGCTGATGGTCAGTGCCGCAGAGCCCAAGCGCACCCGAAAGAGCGTCGCAGCGAAGAGCCCGGCGAAGCGCACCGCCACCAAGACGGTCGCGGCGAAGACGGTGACCACGAGGAAGGCCACCGCCACAGCTGCCCCCGCCACGCCCGCGGACCCGCCGGCCGTCGACCCCGACGAGGAAGCCGCACCCGCCAAGAAGGCCGCGGCCAAGAAGGCGACGGCCACCAAGAAGACCGCCGCCAAGAAGACCGTCGCGAAGAAGACGGCCGCGAAGAAGACGACGGCAGGCAAGAAGGACGACGGCGAGGTCCTCGAGGAAGAGGTCCTCGAGGACACCAAGGCCGCTACCGACGAGCCCGAGGGCACGGAGAACGCGGGCTTCGTCCTGTCCGACGAGGACGAGGACGACGCTCCGGCCCAGCAGGTCGCCGCGGCCGGTGCCACCGCCGACCCGGTCAAGGACTACCTGAAGCAGATCGGCAAGGTCCCCCTGCTCAACGCCGAGCAGGAGGTGGAACTGGCCAAGCGCATCGAGGCGGGTCTGTTCGCCGAGGACAAGCTGGCCAACGCCGACAAGCTCGCCCCCAAGCTCAAGCGCGAGCTGGAGATCATCGCCGAGGACGGCCGCCGCGCCAAGAACCACCTCCTGGAGGCCAACCTCCGTCTGGTGGTCTCGCTGGCCAAGCGCTACACCGGCCGCGGCATGCTCTTCCTGGACCTCATCCAGGAGGGCAACCTCGGCCTGATCCGCGCGGTCGAGAAGTTCGACTACACCAAGGGCTACAAGTTCTCCACGTACGCCACCTGGTGGATCCGTCAGGCGATCACCCGCGCCATGGCCGACCAGGCCCGCACCATCCGTATCCCGGTGCACATGGTCGAGGTCATCAACAAGCTCGCGCGCGTGCAGCGCCAGATGCTCCAGGACCTGGGCCGCGAGCCCACCCCGGAGGAGCTGGCGAAGGAGCTCGACATGACCCCGGAAAAGGTCATCGAGGTCCAGAAGTACGGCCGCGAGCCCATCTCGCTGCACACCCCCCTGGGTGAGGACGGCGACAGCGAGTTCGGTGACCTCATCGAGGACTCCGAGGCCGTCGTCCCCGCCGATGCCGTCAGCTTCACGCTCTTGCAGGAGCAGCTGCACTCCGTTCTGGACACCCTGTCCGAGCGCGAGGCCGGCGTCGTCTCCATGCGGTTCGGTCTCACCGACGGTCAGCCGAAGACCCTCGACGAGATCGGCAAGGTCTACGGCGTGACGCGAGAGCGCATCCGGCAGATCGAGTCCAAGACGATGTCGAAGCTGCGCCACCCGTCGCGTTCGCAGGTGCTGCGCGACTACCTCGACTAG
- a CDS encoding NUDIX domain-containing protein — translation MPYDPSAFPPFAVTVDLVVLTVRRHALCALAVRRGEPPFQGRWALPGGFVRDDENLSQAAARELAEETGLHAHDPSVPAQDNGAHLEQLATYGDPKRDPRMRVVSVAHLALAPDLPAPRAGGDASNARWAPVEELLQQGGYGRDGEPVAPLAFDHHQILADGVERARSKIEYSSLATAFCPPEFTVGELRRVYEAVWGVALDPRNFHRKVTGTPGFLVPTGGTTTRQGGRPAQLFRAGGATLLNPPMLRPEV, via the coding sequence ATGCCCTACGACCCGTCAGCGTTTCCGCCCTTCGCCGTCACCGTGGACCTGGTCGTGCTGACCGTGCGCCGCCATGCCCTGTGCGCGCTGGCGGTACGCAGGGGCGAGCCCCCCTTCCAGGGGCGCTGGGCGCTGCCCGGCGGCTTCGTACGGGACGACGAGAACCTCTCCCAGGCGGCGGCGCGCGAGCTGGCCGAGGAGACCGGGCTGCACGCACACGATCCCTCCGTCCCGGCCCAGGACAACGGAGCCCACCTCGAACAGCTCGCCACCTACGGCGACCCCAAGCGGGACCCGCGCATGCGGGTGGTCAGTGTCGCGCACCTCGCACTCGCGCCCGACCTGCCGGCGCCGCGCGCGGGTGGAGACGCCAGCAACGCGCGCTGGGCACCCGTCGAGGAACTGCTGCAGCAGGGCGGTTACGGCCGCGACGGAGAGCCGGTGGCGCCGCTCGCGTTCGACCATCACCAGATCCTCGCCGACGGGGTGGAGCGGGCCAGGTCCAAGATCGAGTACTCGTCGCTGGCCACGGCGTTCTGCCCGCCCGAATTCACCGTCGGAGAGCTGCGCCGGGTGTACGAGGCGGTCTGGGGTGTGGCCCTCGACCCGCGCAACTTCCACCGCAAGGTCACCGGCACCCCTGGCTTCCTGGTTCCCACGGGAGGTACGACCACCCGCCAGGGCGGCCGCCCGGCGCAGCTCTTCCGCGCCGGCGGAGCCACCCTGCTCAACCCGCCGATGCTGCGGCCCGAGGTCTGA